The region GCGACCCTACACCGGCGTAGAGCTTTCCGGTCTTTTCATGGTACACGAGACTTCGCACATACTTCTCACCCTCCACCAATGGTCCCTTTCCTACATCGCTGAAGCCATCCTTGGGGTGGTAGCGAAAAACCCGGCAGCCCGGATAGGTTGCTCCAAAAATCTCTCCGTCCTTCCCGGCAGCCAAGTCCCAAAGGTAGGTTTCGCCAGGCAGGGTGTATCCCAGATTCTCTATTTGCTGGGTACCGGGGCGGTGTTTGAACAGGTAACCGCTGGCGCTCGGCACATACAACCAACCGTCCGAGGCGACAGCCAGGTCCCAAACGCCATCCGTTTTTTCGAGTGGCAGGTCCACCACCAGCTCATTGGTCTGCACGTCGTAGCCCAGCAGGTGTGCCGGCTCCCCGCGCACCACGGTATAAGCCATTTCCCGTCCCTGGTCGTCTTTGGCAAACACGCTTCCCTGAATGGCGGCAGCACCCACCTGGGGCCCCAGGTCCGTAAACTTTCCGGCTCCAGGACTAGCTTTTACTGCTGCCTCTTTGTGTTGGGCGCTATCCCTTCCCCGGGGCTCCGTGGCCGTATGAGCCGTTTGCTCTACCTGTCCCCAGCCCGGGAAGCTGCAGAATACAAGCCCTATGCTGTATAAGAGGATCTGTTTCTTCATGTTTATACCATTTCGGTGGATGTTATACTTACCCAGGCAGGAAATACGGCTGTTCAAGTATGTTTATACTTCGGATTGCCCGGGCGCTGTTTGAAAAATTCCTGCCCCGGAGGTAGCCCTGCAGACTACGCCACCAGGGCAGGAATCCACTCTCACACTAAAGCTAACATTGATTAACTAGTACCCCGGATTCTGCGTCAGGACGCCCGGCGCTGACTGATCAATCTGGCGCTGTGGGATCGGGAAATACCTCAAATGCTCTTTCGGGGTCAGGCTTACAGCCAGGGCCGTTTGCGTATTGTTGTTAAACCCTCTTTCCTCCCGGGTAAGGCTCATGTACCTACCCGTGCGTACCAAATCGAACCAGCGCTCATTCTCATAGGCAAACTCCAGTTGGCGCTCCAGCAAGAGTTTATCATAGAAAGCCTCTTTGCTCGAAATATCCGCCAAGGTATAGTTACTGGCCGCACTTCCAAACGCCCGCTCCCGCACCCTGTTCAGTTGCGCCAGCGCCTGATCTGGCTGCCCCAGCTCGTAAAGCGTTTCGGCGTAGAGCAATACCACATCGGCAAAACGAATCACCGGCAAATCCAACCCGGAAGAACCATACGTATGGGGTACCGCATACTTATTTACATAAGGATACCAGATAGGCGGGTTATTCGGAGTAGAAGGCGGTGTCCAGAACTCATTTATGATAGCTGCCTTACGGGTGTCCCCCTCCTGGTACTGCTTGTGCAGGCTCCAGGAAGGCAGTGCCACCTCGTTGCCGCGTGACACCACGCCAATAGCACCGCTGTTCGGGATAAAGGCTGTGGACAACGTATGGCCGTTCGTGCCATCCACATACCGGATGCTAAAGATCACCTCCCGGTTGTCCTCGGTTTCCAATTTCCAGAGCGAGGCGAAGTCGTTCACCAGACCGTACCCGGGGAACTCGCTGAGGAACTGCTCCAGGTAAGTTTTAGCGTTATTCCAGTCTTTCTGGTAAACGTATACTTTGGCCAGTAGCGCTACCGCTGCCGCCTTGCTGGCCCGTCCCTTGGCGATGTTGGCCTGTAAAGGCAGCTTGGTGATCGCCTCTTTCAGGTCTTCCTCAATCAGGTCATATATCTCGCTCTCTGAGGCTCTGCCGATCGTTCTGGACTCCTCAATCTTGGCGATGGTTGCCGTGATCTTTGGCACGCCCCCAAAGGCCCGCACCAGGTCAAAGTAGAACAGGGCCCGCATGAACTTGGCCTCCCCGATGAGTTGGTCTTTCTGCCCGTTGGCATAATCCAATGGCTTGTCGATGTTGCCAAGCACAGCGTTAGCCCGGAAGATGCCATTGTAGGAGTTTTCCCAGTAGTTAGCCACCTGCGGGTTATCAGGCGTAAAGGCCAGCAGATCCGCTTCGTTTGCCCCTGCCACCGCCGTGTTGTTCGACATATATAAATTATCGCTGGGCATTTCCAGGATCAGGTAATCGTTGGGCTTGCGGACCTGCAGGCGGTTGTACACACCCAGCATGGCCAGATCCAGATCTTTGGCCTTGTTGAAGGCGTTCACCTCCGTCAGCGCCGAAGGGGGCGTCATTTCCAGCAGCTCGTCGTGGCAACTGCTCAGAGTCAGGGCCAGGCACAGGGTGCCTATCGAAGTATAAATTGTTCTTTTCATTTCGCTTCTAGAAGAATTTAAAAACTCAGGTTCACACCAAACGTCACAACACGGTTAACCGGCTCAGAGCCGTTGTTAAAACCGGGGCGGCTGTTTACCCCGCCGATCTCGCCAGCAGTAAAGCCCTCCGGGTTATAGCCGTGGAAGCCCTTCTTGGTCAGCATCAACAGGTTGCTCACCGAAGTATAAAGGCGGAGGTTGTCCATGCGCAGCTTATCCGTGATGGAGTTGGGCAGCGTATAGCCCAGGTTCAGGTTGCGGATGGTCAGGAAAGAGGCGTCCTCGATATACACGTCGGCCGCGGTCTGGTAAGTGAGCATGCTGAGCGCACTGGCGGGCATTTTACCATCTCCCGGCTCGGCCTCCGACCACCACTGCGTTTCCACCAGCGAGCGGCGCATGGCCCCGGCCAGGGCACCCTGGTAGTACTCGTTCTCGAAGTTATACATTTTGGCCCCCAGCGAGGCTTGCATGGCAATGCTCAGGTCAAAGTTTTTCCAGGCGAAGTTGTTCACCATACCCATGATCAGCTTGGGTTGGAAGTTGCCAAGTATAACCCTGTCCTCCGGGGTGATTTCACCGTCCCCGTCTACATCCGCAAACTTCGTGTTACCAGGCTTAGAACCCGCTCTGACAGGCGAGTTGGCCACGTCTTCGGCGTTCTGCAACACCCCGATGGCTCTGTAGCCATAGTAGGAGAACATCGGCTCGCCAACTTTGAGGATCCAGCTCATGCCATAGGTATCGGTAAAGATTCTTTCCTCCACGCCGCCCAGGCTCACCACCTCGTTTTTGTTGCGGGCCAAGTTAAAGTCTGTCTCCCATGTAAAGGCGCCTACCAGGTTTTTAGTACTGAGCTCCACCTCAAAACCGTGGTTTTTGATCTCGCCAATGTTAGAGATCGCGTCGCTGAAACCGGTGATGGCCGGGATACCTACAAAGTATAAAAGGTCTGTGGTGCGTTTGTCATAGTAGTCCACCACCACGTTAAGGCGGTTGTCGAACAGGCCCAGCTCCACGCCTACATCGTAGCTGTTGGTCTTTTCCCACTTCAGTTCCGGGTTGCCGAATGATACCTGTGCCTGCCCTTTGGCCAACTGGTTGTTAGGAGAGTAACTCACGCTGCCCACGCGGCCCAGGTAGTCAAAATCACCGATGTTGAAGTTACCGGTGGCACCGTAGCTGGCGCGTAGCTTCAGGTTGCTGATGGCAGGAATGGCATCCATGAAGTTCTCCTCCGAAACTCTCCAGGCAACCGAAGCCGACGGGAAATAACCCCACTTGTTGTTCGGGCCAAAGCGCGAGCTGCCATCTGTTCTGATCGAGCCGGAGAACAGGTATTTGTCTTTGTAGCCATACTGCAGGCGGGTGAAGTAAGACACCAGCCCCCACTGTGACTTGGAGGTGCTGGTGGCACCAGCGTTCACGATGGCATTGTTCAGCGTCTCAATGATGTCGTTATTATAGCTACCCGCTACTGCCCCGATCGTGGCAAAGCGGTTCGTATACTTCTGGTAGGAGGCTCCTGCTATACCATTCAGCGAGTGTATATCCTTAAAGGTTTTGTCGTAGCTGAGCACGTTCTCATTCACCAGGTTGATGTTCCTTGCATCGGCTGAGGAGCCCGAGGAAACCCCGGCGTTCGAAGCGAAGGAAGCCTGGAAAGTCTCGGCGGTGTTGTAAGAGATGTTGGTGCCAACCGATGACTTAAAGTTCAGCCCTTCCAGCAGCTTCAGGCCCACATAGGCCTCCCCGATGTTATTCATGGTAGAAGAATAATAAGAAGAGCCGTTCAGGATAGCCATGGGGTTCACACCGCCCGTTACCACCACGCCCCAGTAATCACGTGCCTTCGGGTAGGTGCCGTCCGGATTTTGCAGGGCCACAAATGGCGGGTATTTTACCAGCGGGTTAATATCCAGCGGAGAGTAACGGCGGTTGGAGAAGCTTGGGTTAAGGTTAAAGCCCACGTTCACGGCCGAGTTCACCTTTACATCCACGTTGGCTCGCACCGAGTAGTTTTTATACCAGGTATTGAGCAAGGTGCCCTGCTCATTCTTGTAGCCTCCGGATACGTAGTACTTCACGTTGTCCGTGCCGCCGCTCACCGAGAGGTTATAGTTCTGCATGGGCGCTGTGCGCAACACCTCGTCCTGCCAGTTGATGTTGTTCTCCTTGATGGCCGGGTTCACCTGGTACTGTGCCGGACGGCGGTCATCGCCCCATACCGGGATGGAAGGGTCTCCGCCAGCCCACACAAATTCACGGTTCTGGTAACGCACTACGTAGTCATAGTACTCCTGGCCGCTTATCCAGTCGTCGTGCCCCATGGCCTTGGAAAAGCCGCTGTAGGCATTGAAATTGAGCTTCGGCTTGCCCGACCTTCCTTTTTTGGTGGTCACGATCACCACGCCACCCGCACCCCTGGAGCCGTAGATGGCCGCCGAAGAAGCATCCTTCAGCACTTCAATCGACTCCACATCGTTCATGTTGATACTCTCCAGGTTGCCACCCGGGAATCCGTCTATCACCACCAGCGGATCGTTACCCGCACTGATGGAACCTGCGCCGCGCACGCGGATGATCGGGGCTGCGCCCGGTATACTTCGGTTCTGGGTAATGTTCACACCGGCCAGCCTACCTGCCAGCGCCGCTTCAGGCCGCCCTGCCGGAATCTGATCCAGCTTGTTGTTTTCGACTTTGGTAACAGCCGCCGTTACAGAGCTTTTCTTCACCGTGCCATAGCCAATCACCACCACTTCCTCCAGAGCTTTGGCGTCGTCGGCCAGGGTCACATTAATGGTTCCGGGACCATTGACAGGCACCTCCTGAGTCACCATCCCGATGAAGGAGAAAACCAGCGTGCCCGGCTTATCCGGAATACTCAAGGAATAGTTACCTCCCGCATCGGTGGTGGTGCCCAGGGAAGTGCCCTTCAGCACCACGGTCACGCCCGGCAGGGCCTCCCCATTTGCAGAAACAACTTTTCCGGTCATCACCCATTCCGGAAGTATAACGTCTGGGGACAGTAGGGTTTCTGTATCCCGGCTGTAAGTAGCAGAGGCAGAGAAACACAGCAATAGGATGGCAAACCCCCTTCGCCATCGATGGGTACATCTTTTTTTCATATTCAGGCTTTATAAGTGTTCGTTTTTATCAGAAAAAAAAT is a window of Pontibacter kalidii DNA encoding:
- a CDS encoding RagB/SusD family nutrient uptake outer membrane protein, with the protein product MKRTIYTSIGTLCLALTLSSCHDELLEMTPPSALTEVNAFNKAKDLDLAMLGVYNRLQVRKPNDYLILEMPSDNLYMSNNTAVAGANEADLLAFTPDNPQVANYWENSYNGIFRANAVLGNIDKPLDYANGQKDQLIGEAKFMRALFYFDLVRAFGGVPKITATIAKIEESRTIGRASESEIYDLIEEDLKEAITKLPLQANIAKGRASKAAAVALLAKVYVYQKDWNNAKTYLEQFLSEFPGYGLVNDFASLWKLETEDNREVIFSIRYVDGTNGHTLSTAFIPNSGAIGVVSRGNEVALPSWSLHKQYQEGDTRKAAIINEFWTPPSTPNNPPIWYPYVNKYAVPHTYGSSGLDLPVIRFADVVLLYAETLYELGQPDQALAQLNRVRERAFGSAASNYTLADISSKEAFYDKLLLERQLEFAYENERWFDLVRTGRYMSLTREERGFNNNTQTALAVSLTPKEHLRYFPIPQRQIDQSAPGVLTQNPGY
- a CDS encoding SusC/RagA family TonB-linked outer membrane protein, whose product is MTGKVVSANGEALPGVTVVLKGTSLGTTTDAGGNYSLSIPDKPGTLVFSFIGMVTQEVPVNGPGTINVTLADDAKALEEVVVIGYGTVKKSSVTAAVTKVENNKLDQIPAGRPEAALAGRLAGVNITQNRSIPGAAPIIRVRGAGSISAGNDPLVVIDGFPGGNLESINMNDVESIEVLKDASSAAIYGSRGAGGVVIVTTKKGRSGKPKLNFNAYSGFSKAMGHDDWISGQEYYDYVVRYQNREFVWAGGDPSIPVWGDDRRPAQYQVNPAIKENNINWQDEVLRTAPMQNYNLSVSGGTDNVKYYVSGGYKNEQGTLLNTWYKNYSVRANVDVKVNSAVNVGFNLNPSFSNRRYSPLDINPLVKYPPFVALQNPDGTYPKARDYWGVVVTGGVNPMAILNGSSYYSSTMNNIGEAYVGLKLLEGLNFKSSVGTNISYNTAETFQASFASNAGVSSGSSADARNINLVNENVLSYDKTFKDIHSLNGIAGASYQKYTNRFATIGAVAGSYNNDIIETLNNAIVNAGATSTSKSQWGLVSYFTRLQYGYKDKYLFSGSIRTDGSSRFGPNNKWGYFPSASVAWRVSEENFMDAIPAISNLKLRASYGATGNFNIGDFDYLGRVGSVSYSPNNQLAKGQAQVSFGNPELKWEKTNSYDVGVELGLFDNRLNVVVDYYDKRTTDLLYFVGIPAITGFSDAISNIGEIKNHGFEVELSTKNLVGAFTWETDFNLARNKNEVVSLGGVEERIFTDTYGMSWILKVGEPMFSYYGYRAIGVLQNAEDVANSPVRAGSKPGNTKFADVDGDGEITPEDRVILGNFQPKLIMGMVNNFAWKNFDLSIAMQASLGAKMYNFENEYYQGALAGAMRRSLVETQWWSEAEPGDGKMPASALSMLTYQTAADVYIEDASFLTIRNLNLGYTLPNSITDKLRMDNLRLYTSVSNLLMLTKKGFHGYNPEGFTAGEIGGVNSRPGFNNGSEPVNRVVTFGVNLSF